One window of Sardina pilchardus chromosome 2, fSarPil1.1, whole genome shotgun sequence genomic DNA carries:
- the LOC134062960 gene encoding NACHT, LRR and PYD domains-containing protein 1 homolog isoform X2: protein MDRIFHNARFVEQHKTELIRMVGVKVIPLVDQLMSQGMLQLETLSKIHAANTSQERMRELFKALDTGGDRVKSAFYCTLREHDPQLIQDLEQSGGSSSRTAESSSPEVKRVRYLGPDVAAYKAKIHAEYKLVQEYNSLPGDVVLLDDRYIEPRIARHCSLPMERGVAGTSSRGESLGQFLDTRAEEPHSVICLGQLFSPDHKGTIPKAVVLQGGSGYGKSFTAQKILSDWASGRPYCEYFHMVLFLRAQEVIASSGHKSVLDLFCSSDRFRPMVRDFLLKSPDRMLFIIDGFDDLDVAVEDTGMPPPGDALTPLPGDAFTPAPVEATLKALLKGQVLPQSILLVTTRSAASDRLSKLLKRPLHFTEILGFSEHAVEEYIHRFFDNKQVSETLLRYVRLNPILLSACLVPVVCWIVCTVFQGLDVMRGLETTTSVFVEFLLTLLEHHCQDLSQPVPALLRSLGQLAERGILEQRVLFDEKSISEDLSDPMHVPFLCKNILEVKGSLETMYSFTHPGFMEFFCALHHALIEDEDVVGEKLKDMLLSAHKGRSNRHYVIQFLCGLSNKEVGNSLMEPVFMEAVTFSTSVICGQLRRWILDEMRSPGWGDQSKLFILLCLFELHDRDFAEQAMGVWADITLDHTRMGKTDCWALLYCLQCCQRVQTLSLLNCNMTSEKLRMLQPALSRCKQLGLEVEDLSGHHLGELILDVAGESRLHLSVTNITDRTGESLGMLLRLTKDVNRFTVTVRHHTHLAPERHMPVVGLPSRQGSLPLVEPRALDPTVSHSSSSSHPHTKPAAPHRTPAHPYTESADSHRTPTRPHMEPPVPHRTPTRPHTESADSHRTPTRPHTEPAVSHLTLTLLHSEGIAKVNWAEFFQKFHQLWDLKEDTVGSECCVAELLSFLHSLSDCERLEVGLRRLTEGWANRILTLIEVSPSLKHIRLCAGLSGDGVLEENAIQILRDSPKRPGCTLVIIGCKPEQEGEGDQVNIQMEGRAFNEQRIGRIRLQQPAAETEDLEEGRSDEGFENEDQKKCLHEEEMDTAQDEPGLESSAGKLHQHFIGALRSCQSCAGIPDSTHWALIEPSISTETGLSVYCLSSPAGSYECRVSGLRWVCAAEVTLQYHFCTEEQFSAQLELLQYRPISPLMDIKVLSGELEEVHLPHSLCLGLSDHSKIRDAVRVLHGDDSGVTLEMCELMPFHARLVRPCFSLKEVVAWMGFSVPTHCEVLIYQSYPDPLILNTYVVPVPSRARHAVERDWQSRGIYIKKPRPKESFWINSNFKLSTSCRSEIEPKEITLTYNTPPEYFEVCIKKPDDDFHLKLTIPEEERSIWKAIIRKGPDYKNTTLQNVGEEPGALRLPRPSTSAEIFPVRSPSTSTEQYSPPALTIKATDFVFNARTELINRIEDASLRTLLDGLQKPTPDMPPVIKGRERNEVLQKNSVTEDQVTCLVDKVLKKGERACERFLSLLKGVEPGLCEELGL from the exons ATGGATCGAATCTTccaca ATGCGCGCTTTGTGGAACAACACAAGACGGAGCTTATTCGGATGGTGGGGGTGAAGGTGATTCCACTTGTAGATCAGCTGATGTCACAGGGCATGCTCCAACTTGAGACACTCTCCAAGATCCATGCAGCGAACACCAGCCAGGAGCGAATGAGGGAACTCTTCAAAGCTCTGGACACAGGAGGAGACAGAGTGAAATCTGCCTTTTACTGCACGCTCAGGGAGCATGACCCTCAGCTCATCCAGGATCTGG AACAAAGTGGTGGAAGTAGTAGCAGAACAGCTGAATCCTCGTCTCCAGAAGTGAAACGCGTGAGAT ATCTAGGCCCAGATGTTGCAGCATATAAGGCCAAGATCCACGCTGAATATAAGTTGGTGCAGGAGTATAACAGCTTGCCAGGGGATGTGGTCCTGCTGGACGACCGCTACATAGAGCCCCGTATCGCTCGGCACTGCAGCCTGCCGATGGAGCGAGGTGTAGCAGGGACCTCATCCAGAGGAGAGAGTCTTGGGCAGTTTCTGGACACCAGGGCAGAGGAGCCCCATAGTGTCATATGTCTGGGTCAGCTGTTTAGCCCTGATCACAAGGGCACCATCCCAAAGGCAGTGGTCCTCCAGGGAGGCTCTGGGTACGGCAAGTCCTTCACTGCCCAAAAGATCTTGTCTGACTGGGCATCTGGAAGACCGTACTGTGAGTATTTCCATATGGTTTTGTTCCTGAGAGCCCAGGAGGTGATTGCCTCCTCAGGACACAAGAGCGTGCTGGATCTCTTCTGCAGCAGTGACAGGTTTAGACCAATGGTCAGAGACTTCCTGCTGAAATCGCCCGACAGGATGCTCTTTATCATCGATGGCTTTGATGACCTCGATGTGGCCGTGGAGGACACCGGCATGCCACCTCCTGGTGACGCCTTGACGCCACTTCCTGGTGACGCCTTCACACCCGCTCCAGTAGAAGCTACCTTGAAGGCCCTCCTGAAGGGACAGGTCCTGCCTCAGAGCATCCTGCTTGTCACCACCAGGTCTGCTGCCTCGGACAGACTGAGCAAGCTGCTCAAGCGGCCTCTGCATTTCACTGAGATCCTGGGTTTCTCCGAGCATGCAGTGGAGGAGTACATCCATAGGTTCTTTGACAACAAGCAAGTTTCTGAGACTTTGCTTCGGTACGTCAGGTTAAACCCGATTCTCTTGTCGGCCTGCCTCGTCCCCGTCGTTTGCTGGATCGTCTGCACGGTTTTCCAAGGGCTGGACGTGATGAGGGGGCTGGAGACCACAACCTCCGTATTTGTAGAGTTCCTGCTCACGCTATTGGAGCACCACTGCCAGGACTTGAGTCAGCCTGTGCCTGCTCTGCTGAGGAGCCTGGGGCAGCTGGCTGAGAGGGGCATTCTGGAGCAGAGAGTCCTGTTTGATGAGAAGAGCATTTCCGAAGACCTGTCAGATCCCATGCATGTCCCGTTCCTTTGTAAAAACATTCTGGAGGTGAAAGGCAGCCTGGAGACTATGTACAGCTTCACACATCCAGGCTTTATGGAGTTTTTCTGCGCTCTCCACCATGCCCTTATAGAGGATGAGGACGTGGTGGGCGAGAAGCTGAAGGACATGCTTCTCTCTGCTCATAAAGGGAGAAGCAACAGGCACTACGTCATCCAGTTCCTATGCGGACTCTCCAACAAAGAGGTGGGCAACTCTCTCATGGAGCCAGTCTTCATGGAAGCAGTGACCTTCTCTACATCTGTCATCTGTGGTCAGCTGAGAAGATGGATTCTTGATGAAATGCGCAGCCCTGGATGGGGAGATCAGTCGAAACTCTTcattctcctctgtctctttgaaCTGCATGACCGTGACTTTGCCGAGCAGGCCATGGGGGTTTGGGCTGACATTACACTAGACCACACTCGGATGGGCAAAACTGACTGCTGGGCACTTCTGTATTGTTTGCAGTGCTGTCAGAGGGTACAAACCCTCAGCCTTCTGAACTGCAACATGACCTCAGAGAAACTGAGGatgctgcagcctgcactgagCAGATGTAAGCAGCTGGG GCTGGAAGTGGAGGACTTGTCAGGGCACCATCTTGGTGAACTGATCCTAGATGTTGCAGGGGAAAGCAGACTGCA CCTTAGTGTGACTAACATCACAGACCGGACTGGAGAGAGCCTTGGTATGCTACTGAGACTGACGAAGGATGTGAACCGATTCAC CGTGACAGTAAGGCACCACACCCATCTGGCCCCTGAGAGGCACATGCCTGTGGTCGGGCTCCCTTCGAGGCAAGGTTCCCTTCCGCTTGTGGAGCCCAGGGCCCTGGACCCTACTGTCTCCCATTCCTCGTCatcctcacatccacacacaaaaccaGCAGCCCCTCATAGGACACCAGCACATCCATACACGGAATCAGCAGACTCTCATAGAACACCAACACGTCCACACATGGAACCACCAGTCCCTCATAGGACACCAACACGTCCACACACGGAATCAGCAGACTCTCATAGAACACCAACACGTCCACACACGGAACCAGCTGTCTCtcacctcacactcacacttcttcACTCTGAAGGGATAGCTAAGGTGAACTGGGCTGAGTTCTTCCAGAAGTTTCACCAGCTCTGGGATCTGAAAGAAGA CACAGTGGGTTCTGAGTGCTGTGTGGCAGAGCTGCTGTCATTCCTGCACTCTCTGTCAGACTGTGAGCGGTTGGAGGTGGGCCTGAGAAGACTGACAGAGGGCTGGGCCAATCGAATCCTCACACTCATTGAGGTCAGCCCCAGCCTCAAACACATCAG ATTGTGTGCTGGCTTGAGTGGAGATGGAGTGTTAGAGGAGAACGCAATCCAGATTCTCAGAGATTCCCCAAAGCGCCCAGGCTGCACTCTGGTCATTATAGG GTGTAAACCTGAACAGGAGGGTGAAGGAGATCAAGTGAACATTCAGATGGAGGGACGGGCTTTCAATGAGCAGAGAATAGGGAGAATCCGGCTACAGCAACCTGCTGCAGAAACAGAAGACCTCGAGGAGGGTAGGAGTGATGAAGGCTTTGAAAATGAAGACCAAAAGAAGTGTTTACATGAAGAAGAGATGGATACAGCTCAGGATGAGCCAGG ATTAGAGTCATCAGCTGGAAAACTCCATCAACACTTCATTGGTGCACTAAGGAGCTGTCAATCATGTGCAGGCATTCCAGACTCTACCCACTGGGCTCTGATAGAGCCCTCCATCTCCACGGAGACAGGGCTGTCTGTGTACTGCCTCAGCTCTCCTGCAGGGAGTTATGAGTGCAGAGTGTCTGGTTTGCGCTGGGTGTGTGCTGCTGAAGTCACCCTGCAGTACCACTTCTGCACTGAGGAGCAGTTCTCTGCCCAGCTGGAGCTTTTACAGTACAGGCCCATCAGTCCTCTGATGGACATCAAGGTTCTCTCAGGTGAACTGGAGGAGGTCCATCtgccccactctctctgtctgggacTTTCTGACCATTCTAAGATAAGGGACGCAGTGAGAGTTCTGCATGGGGACGACAGCGGTGTTACCCTGGAGATGTGCGAGCTGATGCCCTTCCACGCCAGGCTTGTAAGGCCTTGCTTCTCTCTGAAGGAGGTTGTGGCTTGGATGGGTTTCAGTGTACCAACTCACTGTGAGGTGCTAATCTATCAGTCTTATCCAGATCCACTCATTCTGAACACCTATGTTGTGCCAGTCCCATCCAGAGCAAGGCATGCTGTAGAGAGGGACTGGCAAAGCCGTGGCATCTACATCAAGAAGCCTCGACCCAAGGAATCGTTCTGGATCAATTCAAATTTCAAGTTATCCACTTCCTGCCGGTCTGAGATCGAACCAAAGGAGATCACTCTGACATATAATACGCCTCCAGAATACTTTGAGGTGTGCATTAAAAAGCCAGATGATGACTTTCACTTGAAGCTGACCATTCCAGAAGAGGAAAGGTCCATATGGAAAGCTATTATTCGAAAAGGACCTGACTACAAAAACACTACGTTGCAAAACGTAGGTGAAGAGCCTGGAGCTTTGAGGCTTCCTCGTCCATCAACTT cgGCTGAGATCTTCCCGGTCAGATCCCCATCAACCA GTACTGAGCAGTATTCACCCCCAGCATTAACAATTAAAGCAACAG ATTTTGTGTTTAACGCTCGGACTGAACTGATAAACAGAATAGAAGATGCCTCTCTGAGAACTTTACTAGATGGCCTTCAGAAACCCACCCCTGACATGCCTCCAGTGATTAAGGGCAGGGAGAGGAATGAGGTTCTGCAGAAAAACAGTGTGACTGAGGACCAGGTGACCTGCCTGGTTGACAAGGTGTTGAAAAAGGGTGAACGAGCTTGTGAGAGATTTCTGTCTCTCCTTAAAGGAGTGGAGCCTGGCCTCTGTGAGGAGCTTGGTCTGTAA
- the LOC134062960 gene encoding NACHT, LRR and PYD domains-containing protein 1 homolog isoform X1, which produces MDRIFHNARFVEQHKTELIRMVGVKVIPLVDQLMSQGMLQLETLSKIHAANTSQERMRELFKALDTGGDRVKSAFYCTLREHDPQLIQDLEQSGGSSSRTAESSSPEVKRVRYLGPDVAAYKAKIHAEYKLVQEYNSLPGDVVLLDDRYIEPRIARHCSLPMERGVAGTSSRGESLGQFLDTRAEEPHSVICLGQLFSPDHKGTIPKAVVLQGGSGYGKSFTAQKILSDWASGRPYCEYFHMVLFLRAQEVIASSGHKSVLDLFCSSDRFRPMVRDFLLKSPDRMLFIIDGFDDLDVAVEDTGMPPPGDALTPLPGDAFTPAPVEATLKALLKGQVLPQSILLVTTRSAASDRLSKLLKRPLHFTEILGFSEHAVEEYIHRFFDNKQVSETLLRYVRLNPILLSACLVPVVCWIVCTVFQGLDVMRGLETTTSVFVEFLLTLLEHHCQDLSQPVPALLRSLGQLAERGILEQRVLFDEKSISEDLSDPMHVPFLCKNILEVKGSLETMYSFTHPGFMEFFCALHHALIEDEDVVGEKLKDMLLSAHKGRSNRHYVIQFLCGLSNKEVGNSLMEPVFMEAVTFSTSVICGQLRRWILDEMRSPGWGDQSKLFILLCLFELHDRDFAEQAMGVWADITLDHTRMGKTDCWALLYCLQCCQRVQTLSLLNCNMTSEKLRMLQPALSRCKQLGLEVEDLSGHHLGELILDVAGESRLHLSVTNITDRTGESLGMLLRLTKDVNRFTVTVRHHTHLAPERHMPVVGLPSRQGSLPLVEPRALDPTVSHSSSSSHPHTKPAAPHRTPAHPYTESADSHRTPTRPHMEPPVPHRTPTRPHTESADSHRTPTRPHTEPAVSHLTLTLLHSEGIAKVNWAEFFQKFHQLWDLKEDTVGSECCVAELLSFLHSLSDCERLEVGLRRLTEGWANRILTLIEVSPSLKHIRLCAGLSGDGVLEENAIQILRDSPKRPGCTLVIIGCKPEQEGEGDQVNIQMEGRAFNEQRIGRIRLQQPAAETEDLEEGRSDEGFENEDQKKCLHEEEMDTAQDEPGRLESSAGKLHQHFIGALRSCQSCAGIPDSTHWALIEPSISTETGLSVYCLSSPAGSYECRVSGLRWVCAAEVTLQYHFCTEEQFSAQLELLQYRPISPLMDIKVLSGELEEVHLPHSLCLGLSDHSKIRDAVRVLHGDDSGVTLEMCELMPFHARLVRPCFSLKEVVAWMGFSVPTHCEVLIYQSYPDPLILNTYVVPVPSRARHAVERDWQSRGIYIKKPRPKESFWINSNFKLSTSCRSEIEPKEITLTYNTPPEYFEVCIKKPDDDFHLKLTIPEEERSIWKAIIRKGPDYKNTTLQNVGEEPGALRLPRPSTSAEIFPVRSPSTSTEQYSPPALTIKATDFVFNARTELINRIEDASLRTLLDGLQKPTPDMPPVIKGRERNEVLQKNSVTEDQVTCLVDKVLKKGERACERFLSLLKGVEPGLCEELGL; this is translated from the exons ATGGATCGAATCTTccaca ATGCGCGCTTTGTGGAACAACACAAGACGGAGCTTATTCGGATGGTGGGGGTGAAGGTGATTCCACTTGTAGATCAGCTGATGTCACAGGGCATGCTCCAACTTGAGACACTCTCCAAGATCCATGCAGCGAACACCAGCCAGGAGCGAATGAGGGAACTCTTCAAAGCTCTGGACACAGGAGGAGACAGAGTGAAATCTGCCTTTTACTGCACGCTCAGGGAGCATGACCCTCAGCTCATCCAGGATCTGG AACAAAGTGGTGGAAGTAGTAGCAGAACAGCTGAATCCTCGTCTCCAGAAGTGAAACGCGTGAGAT ATCTAGGCCCAGATGTTGCAGCATATAAGGCCAAGATCCACGCTGAATATAAGTTGGTGCAGGAGTATAACAGCTTGCCAGGGGATGTGGTCCTGCTGGACGACCGCTACATAGAGCCCCGTATCGCTCGGCACTGCAGCCTGCCGATGGAGCGAGGTGTAGCAGGGACCTCATCCAGAGGAGAGAGTCTTGGGCAGTTTCTGGACACCAGGGCAGAGGAGCCCCATAGTGTCATATGTCTGGGTCAGCTGTTTAGCCCTGATCACAAGGGCACCATCCCAAAGGCAGTGGTCCTCCAGGGAGGCTCTGGGTACGGCAAGTCCTTCACTGCCCAAAAGATCTTGTCTGACTGGGCATCTGGAAGACCGTACTGTGAGTATTTCCATATGGTTTTGTTCCTGAGAGCCCAGGAGGTGATTGCCTCCTCAGGACACAAGAGCGTGCTGGATCTCTTCTGCAGCAGTGACAGGTTTAGACCAATGGTCAGAGACTTCCTGCTGAAATCGCCCGACAGGATGCTCTTTATCATCGATGGCTTTGATGACCTCGATGTGGCCGTGGAGGACACCGGCATGCCACCTCCTGGTGACGCCTTGACGCCACTTCCTGGTGACGCCTTCACACCCGCTCCAGTAGAAGCTACCTTGAAGGCCCTCCTGAAGGGACAGGTCCTGCCTCAGAGCATCCTGCTTGTCACCACCAGGTCTGCTGCCTCGGACAGACTGAGCAAGCTGCTCAAGCGGCCTCTGCATTTCACTGAGATCCTGGGTTTCTCCGAGCATGCAGTGGAGGAGTACATCCATAGGTTCTTTGACAACAAGCAAGTTTCTGAGACTTTGCTTCGGTACGTCAGGTTAAACCCGATTCTCTTGTCGGCCTGCCTCGTCCCCGTCGTTTGCTGGATCGTCTGCACGGTTTTCCAAGGGCTGGACGTGATGAGGGGGCTGGAGACCACAACCTCCGTATTTGTAGAGTTCCTGCTCACGCTATTGGAGCACCACTGCCAGGACTTGAGTCAGCCTGTGCCTGCTCTGCTGAGGAGCCTGGGGCAGCTGGCTGAGAGGGGCATTCTGGAGCAGAGAGTCCTGTTTGATGAGAAGAGCATTTCCGAAGACCTGTCAGATCCCATGCATGTCCCGTTCCTTTGTAAAAACATTCTGGAGGTGAAAGGCAGCCTGGAGACTATGTACAGCTTCACACATCCAGGCTTTATGGAGTTTTTCTGCGCTCTCCACCATGCCCTTATAGAGGATGAGGACGTGGTGGGCGAGAAGCTGAAGGACATGCTTCTCTCTGCTCATAAAGGGAGAAGCAACAGGCACTACGTCATCCAGTTCCTATGCGGACTCTCCAACAAAGAGGTGGGCAACTCTCTCATGGAGCCAGTCTTCATGGAAGCAGTGACCTTCTCTACATCTGTCATCTGTGGTCAGCTGAGAAGATGGATTCTTGATGAAATGCGCAGCCCTGGATGGGGAGATCAGTCGAAACTCTTcattctcctctgtctctttgaaCTGCATGACCGTGACTTTGCCGAGCAGGCCATGGGGGTTTGGGCTGACATTACACTAGACCACACTCGGATGGGCAAAACTGACTGCTGGGCACTTCTGTATTGTTTGCAGTGCTGTCAGAGGGTACAAACCCTCAGCCTTCTGAACTGCAACATGACCTCAGAGAAACTGAGGatgctgcagcctgcactgagCAGATGTAAGCAGCTGGG GCTGGAAGTGGAGGACTTGTCAGGGCACCATCTTGGTGAACTGATCCTAGATGTTGCAGGGGAAAGCAGACTGCA CCTTAGTGTGACTAACATCACAGACCGGACTGGAGAGAGCCTTGGTATGCTACTGAGACTGACGAAGGATGTGAACCGATTCAC CGTGACAGTAAGGCACCACACCCATCTGGCCCCTGAGAGGCACATGCCTGTGGTCGGGCTCCCTTCGAGGCAAGGTTCCCTTCCGCTTGTGGAGCCCAGGGCCCTGGACCCTACTGTCTCCCATTCCTCGTCatcctcacatccacacacaaaaccaGCAGCCCCTCATAGGACACCAGCACATCCATACACGGAATCAGCAGACTCTCATAGAACACCAACACGTCCACACATGGAACCACCAGTCCCTCATAGGACACCAACACGTCCACACACGGAATCAGCAGACTCTCATAGAACACCAACACGTCCACACACGGAACCAGCTGTCTCtcacctcacactcacacttcttcACTCTGAAGGGATAGCTAAGGTGAACTGGGCTGAGTTCTTCCAGAAGTTTCACCAGCTCTGGGATCTGAAAGAAGA CACAGTGGGTTCTGAGTGCTGTGTGGCAGAGCTGCTGTCATTCCTGCACTCTCTGTCAGACTGTGAGCGGTTGGAGGTGGGCCTGAGAAGACTGACAGAGGGCTGGGCCAATCGAATCCTCACACTCATTGAGGTCAGCCCCAGCCTCAAACACATCAG ATTGTGTGCTGGCTTGAGTGGAGATGGAGTGTTAGAGGAGAACGCAATCCAGATTCTCAGAGATTCCCCAAAGCGCCCAGGCTGCACTCTGGTCATTATAGG GTGTAAACCTGAACAGGAGGGTGAAGGAGATCAAGTGAACATTCAGATGGAGGGACGGGCTTTCAATGAGCAGAGAATAGGGAGAATCCGGCTACAGCAACCTGCTGCAGAAACAGAAGACCTCGAGGAGGGTAGGAGTGATGAAGGCTTTGAAAATGAAGACCAAAAGAAGTGTTTACATGAAGAAGAGATGGATACAGCTCAGGATGAGCCAGG AAGATTAGAGTCATCAGCTGGAAAACTCCATCAACACTTCATTGGTGCACTAAGGAGCTGTCAATCATGTGCAGGCATTCCAGACTCTACCCACTGGGCTCTGATAGAGCCCTCCATCTCCACGGAGACAGGGCTGTCTGTGTACTGCCTCAGCTCTCCTGCAGGGAGTTATGAGTGCAGAGTGTCTGGTTTGCGCTGGGTGTGTGCTGCTGAAGTCACCCTGCAGTACCACTTCTGCACTGAGGAGCAGTTCTCTGCCCAGCTGGAGCTTTTACAGTACAGGCCCATCAGTCCTCTGATGGACATCAAGGTTCTCTCAGGTGAACTGGAGGAGGTCCATCtgccccactctctctgtctgggacTTTCTGACCATTCTAAGATAAGGGACGCAGTGAGAGTTCTGCATGGGGACGACAGCGGTGTTACCCTGGAGATGTGCGAGCTGATGCCCTTCCACGCCAGGCTTGTAAGGCCTTGCTTCTCTCTGAAGGAGGTTGTGGCTTGGATGGGTTTCAGTGTACCAACTCACTGTGAGGTGCTAATCTATCAGTCTTATCCAGATCCACTCATTCTGAACACCTATGTTGTGCCAGTCCCATCCAGAGCAAGGCATGCTGTAGAGAGGGACTGGCAAAGCCGTGGCATCTACATCAAGAAGCCTCGACCCAAGGAATCGTTCTGGATCAATTCAAATTTCAAGTTATCCACTTCCTGCCGGTCTGAGATCGAACCAAAGGAGATCACTCTGACATATAATACGCCTCCAGAATACTTTGAGGTGTGCATTAAAAAGCCAGATGATGACTTTCACTTGAAGCTGACCATTCCAGAAGAGGAAAGGTCCATATGGAAAGCTATTATTCGAAAAGGACCTGACTACAAAAACACTACGTTGCAAAACGTAGGTGAAGAGCCTGGAGCTTTGAGGCTTCCTCGTCCATCAACTT cgGCTGAGATCTTCCCGGTCAGATCCCCATCAACCA GTACTGAGCAGTATTCACCCCCAGCATTAACAATTAAAGCAACAG ATTTTGTGTTTAACGCTCGGACTGAACTGATAAACAGAATAGAAGATGCCTCTCTGAGAACTTTACTAGATGGCCTTCAGAAACCCACCCCTGACATGCCTCCAGTGATTAAGGGCAGGGAGAGGAATGAGGTTCTGCAGAAAAACAGTGTGACTGAGGACCAGGTGACCTGCCTGGTTGACAAGGTGTTGAAAAAGGGTGAACGAGCTTGTGAGAGATTTCTGTCTCTCCTTAAAGGAGTGGAGCCTGGCCTCTGTGAGGAGCTTGGTCTGTAA